A section of the Zymoseptoria tritici IPO323 chromosome 9, whole genome shotgun sequence genome encodes:
- a CDS encoding uncharacterized protein (hypothetical fungal conserved protein. Unknown function. Secreted. acidic, pI 5.37): MLSFLTIIAGLAAFAPLAHAQDDPEYTVWSSVVLTRTGERTPDMITDSPTVLTSIGANQAYAAGEFFRNRYIDSNSTDNSTNGVGTARAPIRGLNADTYDSLQTWVLTRDQQYLSATAQAFLQGLYPPRSPSADPNDITADDTYITGPLNGYQYPFIQAASDLDPNYIYLDATHQCPSFTRSVRQLRSNTQFSTTQTSSSSLYTTLGNAFSSVLDLQYWNYRNAYALYDYLRHQNAHNSTARTILSNLLTNNSSTTDPLSTLRSLADAQQSAQLANLTAYNPATSITGYRAHSGSISTIAGNFLASSILTSLSTALRTSTTSNKLTLLFTDYTPFTSFFALASLPSQSSNFTGLPSFAASMVFEVFSYLNASNSTIPPIEDLRVRFLFRNGTDDGERFLSYPLFGRPKAQADMSWPDFASAMRDIAIDDVSSWCDICGATRYDAWICAANDFGDGGDGYTEGMERREREGLSPVVSGIIGAIVALAVAGLIFGAVMLLAGLRLHRRDASSSSSGGGRKSSLGGFKGGRKMASDQDLTIPKGGGAGATVVVGVGHERVGSWELGKADVGREVGSARPSLQSGRPSMEERGRDAFVDDLKPVVPHERV, translated from the exons ATGCTGTCCTTCctcaccatcatcgccggGCTCGCCGCATTCGCCCCGCTTGCCCACGCACAAGATGATCCCGAATACACCGTCTGGTCGTCCGTCGTCCTCACCCGCACAGGAGAACGTACACCCGATATGATCACCGACTCGCCGACCGTCTTGACTTCAATCGGAGCAAATCAAGCATATGCTGCCGGCGAATTCTTCCGCAATCGTTATATCGATTCAAATTCCACCGACAATAGCACGAATGGGGTTGGCACTGCTCGAGCGCCGATACGAGGACTGAATGCCGATACATACGATTCTCTACAGACTTGGGTCTTGACAAGAGATCAACAATACTTGAGTGCGACTGCTCAGGCCTTCCTTCAAGGTTTATATCCTCCACGGTCTCCAAGTGCAGATCCCAACGACATCACAGCGGACGACACATAT ATCACCGGCCCTCTCAACGGCTACCAATACCCCTTCATCCAAGCCGCGAGCGACCTCGACCCAAACTACATCTACCTCGACGCAACCCACCAATGCCCCTCCTTCACCCGCTCCGTCCGCCAACTCCGCTCGAACACCCAATTCAGCACGACCcaaacctcctcctcatccctcTACACCACCCTCGGcaacgccttctcctccgtcctcgacctccaaTACTGGAACTACCGCAACGCCTACGCCCTCTACGATTACCTCCGCCACCAAAACGCCCACAACAGCACCGCCCGcaccatcctctccaacctcctcaccaacaactcatccaccaccgacccgctctccaccctccgctccctcgCCGACGCCCAACAATCCGCTCAACTCGCCAATCTCACAGCTTACAACCCCGCGACCTCCATCACCGGCTACCGCGCCCATTCGGGAAGCATCTCAACCATAGCGGGCAActtcctcgcctcctccatcctcacTTCCCTTTCCACCGCCCTCCGCACCTCCACAACCTCGAATAAACTCACCCTGCTCTTCACCGACTACACACCCTTCACCTCCTTTTTCGCCCTCGCCTCTCTCCCGTCCCAATCCTCCAATTTCACCGGCCTGCCCAGTTTCGCCGCAAGCATGGTCTTCGAAGTCTTCTCATACCTCAACGCGTCCAACAGCACCATTCCCCCCATCGAAGATCTCCGCgtccgcttcctcttccgcaACGGAACGGACGACGGGGAGAGATTCCTTAGTTACCCACTTTTCGGCCGACCGAAGGCGCAAGCGGATATGTCCTGGCCGGACTTCGCCTCTGCGATGCGCGACATCGCGATCGACGACGTGAGTAGCTGGTGCGACATCTGCGGTGCTACTCGATACGATGCGTGGATTTGTGCGGCGAATGACTTTGGCGACGGGGGGGATGGGTATACTGAGGGGATGGAGAGACGCGAGCGGGAGGGTCTCAGTCCCGTGGTATCGGGCATCATCGGCGCGATCGTAGCACTCGCTGTTGCGGGACTAATTTTCGGGGCTGTAATGCTCCTCGCCGGGCTACGACTTCATAGGAGAgacgcctcctcctccagcagcgGCGGTGGACGGAAGAGTTCGCTGGGAGGATTCAAAGGCGGGCGGAAGATGGCTAGTGATCAGGACTTGACGATTCCGAAGGGTGGGGGAGCGGGGGCGACGGTCGTGGTAGGGGTGGGACATGAACGGGTGGGGAGTTGGGAGTTGGGAAAGGCGGATgtggggagggaggttgGGAGTGCGAGGCCGAGTTTGCAGAGTGGGAGGCCGAGTAtggaggagagagggagggaTGCGTTTGTGGATGATTTGAAGCCTGTGGTGCCGCATGAGAGGGTGtag